A single Tenacibaculum sp. 190524A02b DNA region contains:
- a CDS encoding solute carrier family 26 protein: protein MKLVKKLIPILEWLPSYQKSQLQGDVIAGITVAIVLIPQGIAYALIAGLPPIYGLYAALMPQLMYAIFGSSRQVAIGPVAMDSLIVATGVSTLALTGSESYIAIAILLALIVGIIQLLMGVFQLGFVVNFLSRPVISGFTSAVALIIGLNQFKNLLGVDFLQSDQIHILLEDIFGRIQFYHKKTTIIGLIACAIIIVLRKINRKIPNALVVVVFGITVVKYFGDFWSGVAIVKDIPSGLPGFSVPTIDIALVKELMPIALTLVMVGYLETISIGKTLESQQDEYRIRPNQELIALGLSNMVGALFKSYPSTSSFSRSAINAEAGAKTGMSALISVVLVILTLLFLTPVFYHLPKTILAAIIVVAVFNLVNIKEAKRLWKANNLDFWLLIVTFLATLFLGIEYGIITGVGLSLVLLIFRTSRPYVIELGKVPDSDFYRNKNRFKEVIIDKEVLVFRFDAQLFYANASYFRDKLEEMAEEKGEDLKLIVLDAESINRVDSTGVEMLKERIKYFKKKGVTFFFAGVKGPVRDALFRGGMLEVVGLDQFFMRANGAVHFFKTGDNLNQKKYAQYIHQAYQ from the coding sequence GTGAAGCTAGTTAAAAAGTTAATACCAATTTTAGAGTGGCTACCAAGCTATCAAAAATCACAATTACAAGGTGATGTTATAGCAGGGATAACTGTAGCTATTGTTTTAATACCTCAAGGTATAGCTTACGCTTTAATTGCAGGGTTGCCACCTATTTACGGATTGTATGCTGCATTAATGCCACAGTTGATGTATGCAATTTTCGGATCCTCACGCCAAGTAGCTATTGGACCAGTAGCGATGGATTCGTTAATAGTAGCTACTGGAGTATCAACATTGGCTTTAACAGGTTCTGAAAGTTATATTGCCATAGCTATTTTATTAGCTTTGATAGTAGGAATTATTCAATTATTGATGGGAGTTTTTCAGTTAGGTTTTGTAGTAAATTTTTTATCTAGACCTGTAATATCTGGGTTTACTTCAGCTGTAGCTTTAATTATTGGATTAAATCAGTTTAAAAATTTATTAGGAGTTGATTTTTTACAAAGCGATCAAATTCATATTCTCTTAGAAGATATTTTTGGCAGAATACAATTTTACCATAAAAAAACAACCATTATAGGTCTAATAGCTTGCGCTATAATAATAGTACTTAGAAAAATAAATAGAAAAATTCCAAACGCATTAGTTGTAGTTGTTTTTGGAATTACCGTAGTTAAATATTTTGGAGACTTTTGGTCAGGAGTAGCTATAGTTAAAGATATTCCTTCAGGTTTACCTGGATTTTCAGTCCCAACTATTGATATAGCTTTGGTAAAAGAATTAATGCCAATAGCCTTAACTTTAGTAATGGTTGGGTATTTAGAAACAATTTCTATAGGAAAAACACTAGAATCACAACAAGATGAATATAGAATTAGGCCTAACCAAGAATTAATAGCTCTTGGGTTAAGTAATATGGTTGGAGCATTATTTAAATCGTATCCTTCAACATCAAGCTTTTCAAGATCTGCAATAAATGCTGAAGCAGGAGCAAAAACAGGAATGTCAGCGCTTATATCAGTGGTGTTAGTAATACTTACGTTGTTGTTTTTAACACCAGTATTTTATCATTTACCTAAAACTATATTAGCGGCTATTATTGTAGTTGCAGTATTTAATTTAGTAAATATAAAAGAGGCCAAAAGGTTATGGAAAGCAAATAACTTAGATTTTTGGCTACTGATAGTTACCTTTTTAGCAACCTTGTTTTTAGGTATTGAATATGGAATTATAACAGGAGTAGGATTGTCTTTAGTATTATTAATATTTAGAACATCAAGGCCGTATGTAATAGAATTAGGAAAGGTACCTGATTCTGATTTTTATAGAAACAAGAACAGGTTTAAAGAAGTTATTATAGACAAAGAAGTATTGGTGTTTAGATTTGATGCACAGCTTTTTTATGCTAATGCTAGTTATTTTAGAGATAAACTAGAAGAAATGGCAGAAGAAAAAGGAGAAGATTTAAAACTTATTGTATTAGATGCAGAGAGTATAAATAGAGTGGATAGTACTGGGGTAGAAATGTTGAAAGAAAGAATAAAGTATTTTAAAAAGAAAGGAGTCACATTTTTCTTCGCAGGAGTAAAAGGGCCAGTAAGAGATGCGCTTTTTAGAGGAGGAATGTTAGAAGTGGTAGGGTTAGATCAGTTTTTTATGAGAGCTAATGGCGCCGTTCACTTTTTTAAAACAGGGGATAATTTAAATCAAAAAAAATACGCACAATACATACATCAGGCGTACCAATAA
- a CDS encoding heavy-metal-associated domain-containing protein, with protein sequence MIQEIYIENLKCGGCATTIKKGLDSIEGINEVVINVEQSLVTFVSEANHLILAKEKLSKLGYPEAGDKNTILHKAKSFVSCATGKMNS encoded by the coding sequence ATGATACAAGAAATATATATAGAAAATTTAAAATGTGGAGGATGTGCTACAACCATAAAAAAAGGGTTAGATAGTATTGAAGGAATTAATGAAGTGGTAATAAATGTAGAACAATCATTAGTAACCTTTGTGTCAGAAGCGAATCACTTAATATTAGCTAAAGAAAAATTATCAAAATTAGGCTATCCTGAAGCTGGTGATAAAAATACAATACTTCATAAAGCTAAATCTTTTGTTAGCTGTGCCACAGGTAAAATGAATAGTTAA
- a CDS encoding cbb3-type cytochrome c oxidase subunit I, with the protein MSDHHHHKETFVTKYIFSTDHKMISKQFLITGMFMGIIGVFMSMLFRLQIAWPEKSFSIIEAFLGHHQTDGVMNPDMYLALVTIHGTIMVFFVLTAGLSGTFSNLLIPLQIGARDMASGFLNMVSYWLFFLSSVVMVISLFVEAGPASAGWTIYPPLSALPQAIPGSGTGMTLWLVSMAIFIASSLIGSLNYIVTVLNLRTKGMKMTRLPLTMWAFFITAIIGVISFPVLLSAALLLIFDRSFGTSFYLSDIFISGEVLHYQGGSPVLFEHLFWFLGHPEVYIILLPALGLTSEIISTNARKPIFGYRAMIGSIMAIAFLSTIVWGHHMFISGMNPFLGSVFTFTTVLIAIPSAVKAFNYVTTLWKGNLQMNPAMLFSIGLVSTFVTGGLTGLVLGDSALDINVHDTYFVVAHFHLVMGVSALFGMFAGIYHWFPKMYGRMMNKTLGYWHFWITIISAYGVFFPMHFIGLAGLPRRYYTNSNFPMFDDLADINVFMTVMAIIGGLAQLIFLANYFISIYRGQKATQNPWNANTLEWTTPVEHIHGNWPGAIPEVHRWAYDYSKTDENGEYLHGKDFVLQTTPLLEGEEPS; encoded by the coding sequence ATGTCAGATCATCATCACCACAAAGAAACATTTGTAACGAAATACATTTTCAGTACAGACCATAAAATGATTTCAAAGCAATTCTTGATAACAGGAATGTTTATGGGAATTATTGGAGTGTTTATGTCAATGTTATTCCGTTTACAAATAGCATGGCCAGAAAAATCATTTTCTATTATAGAAGCATTTTTAGGACATCATCAAACAGATGGAGTAATGAATCCAGATATGTACTTAGCATTGGTAACAATACATGGTACAATTATGGTATTCTTTGTATTAACAGCTGGTTTAAGTGGTACATTCTCAAACTTATTAATTCCGTTACAAATTGGAGCACGTGATATGGCTTCAGGATTTTTGAACATGGTATCTTACTGGTTGTTCTTCTTATCTTCAGTAGTAATGGTTATTTCATTATTTGTTGAAGCAGGGCCAGCATCTGCAGGGTGGACAATTTATCCTCCTTTATCTGCTTTACCGCAGGCTATTCCAGGTTCAGGTACAGGTATGACGTTATGGTTAGTTTCTATGGCAATCTTTATTGCATCGTCATTAATAGGTTCATTAAACTACATCGTTACAGTTTTAAACTTACGTACAAAAGGAATGAAAATGACAAGATTGCCTTTAACAATGTGGGCTTTCTTTATTACAGCAATTATTGGTGTGATTTCGTTCCCTGTATTATTATCAGCAGCATTATTATTAATATTTGATAGAAGTTTTGGTACTTCTTTCTACTTATCTGATATATTCATTTCAGGAGAAGTATTACATTATCAAGGTGGTTCACCAGTATTATTTGAACACTTATTCTGGTTCTTAGGTCACCCAGAGGTATATATCATTTTATTACCAGCATTAGGTTTAACATCGGAAATTATATCAACAAATGCACGTAAGCCAATTTTTGGATACCGTGCGATGATTGGATCTATAATGGCAATCGCATTCCTTTCTACAATTGTATGGGGACACCATATGTTCATCTCTGGAATGAATCCATTTTTAGGTTCTGTATTTACATTTACTACGGTATTAATTGCAATTCCTTCGGCTGTAAAAGCATTTAACTATGTAACTACACTATGGAAAGGAAACCTGCAAATGAATCCAGCTATGTTATTCTCTATCGGATTAGTATCTACATTCGTAACTGGAGGTTTAACAGGATTAGTTTTAGGAGATTCAGCATTAGATATTAACGTTCATGATACTTATTTCGTAGTGGCGCACTTCCACTTAGTAATGGGAGTGTCTGCATTATTTGGAATGTTTGCAGGAATCTACCATTGGTTCCCAAAAATGTACGGTAGGATGATGAACAAAACATTAGGATATTGGCATTTCTGGATTACTATAATTTCTGCGTATGGAGTATTCTTCCCAATGCACTTTATTGGATTAGCAGGTTTACCACGTCGTTATTATACAAACTCAAACTTTCCAATGTTTGATGATTTAGCAGACATTAATGTGTTTATGACTGTTATGGCTATTATTGGTGGATTAGCGCAGTTAATATTCTTAGCAAACTATTTCATCTCAATCTATAGAGGCCAAAAAGCCACTCAAAACCCATGGAATGCTAACACATTAGAATGGACAACACCAGTAGAACATATTCACGGAAACTGGCCAGGAGCTATTCCAGAAGTTCACAGATGGGCTTATGATTACAGTAAGACTGATGAGAACGGTGAATATTTACACGGTAAAGATTTTGTTTTACAGACAACACCATTATTAGAAGGCGAAGAGCCATCATAA
- a CDS encoding MBL fold metallo-hydrolase, translating to MKIEQIYTGCLAQGAYYVESKGEVAIIDPLREVKSYINTAKENNATIKYIFETHFHADFVSGHVTLAEKTGATIVYGPTATTKYKAHIAKDKEVFKIGDITITALHTPGHTMESTTYLLKDKNGNNHAIFSGDTLFLGDVGRPDLAQKAADLTQEELAGLLFDSLRTKIMTLEDHVIVYPAHGAGSACGKNLSKETVGTIGEQKKTNYALRENMSKEEFVKEVTDGLLPPPEYFPLNVKMNKEGYQSIDDVLKNGAQALSVAEFEKKANEHEVVILDVRHQSEFIKGFIPQSIFIGLGGTFAPWVGALIKNVEQPILLITPKGEEETTITRLSRVGFDNVLGYLEGSFEAWRETDKEVDTLVSVQANQLQEAIKNNAIVFDVRKPGEYENEHIVDVPNTPLDFINKHINEFPLDKDFYLHCAGGYRSVIAASILKARGYHHVIDVAGGYKAIKETTIERTTTVCPSTLK from the coding sequence ATGAAGATAGAGCAAATTTATACAGGGTGCTTAGCGCAAGGAGCTTATTATGTTGAAAGTAAAGGAGAAGTAGCAATTATAGATCCACTTAGGGAAGTAAAGTCGTATATAAATACAGCAAAAGAAAATAATGCTACTATTAAATATATTTTTGAAACACATTTTCATGCTGATTTTGTAAGTGGACATGTAACACTAGCAGAAAAAACAGGAGCTACTATTGTATATGGACCAACAGCCACAACAAAGTACAAAGCACATATAGCAAAAGATAAAGAAGTATTTAAAATAGGGGATATAACGATAACAGCATTGCACACTCCTGGGCATACAATGGAAAGTACAACCTATTTACTAAAAGATAAAAATGGAAATAACCATGCTATTTTTAGTGGAGATACTTTGTTTTTGGGAGATGTGGGAAGACCAGATTTAGCCCAAAAAGCAGCCGATTTAACTCAGGAAGAACTTGCAGGTTTACTATTTGATAGTTTACGTACTAAAATTATGACTTTAGAAGATCATGTAATCGTATATCCAGCGCATGGAGCTGGATCAGCTTGCGGTAAAAACTTGAGTAAAGAAACGGTAGGAACTATAGGTGAGCAAAAGAAAACTAATTATGCGTTAAGAGAAAATATGTCAAAAGAGGAGTTTGTAAAAGAGGTAACGGATGGCTTATTACCTCCACCAGAATATTTTCCACTCAATGTAAAAATGAATAAAGAAGGGTATCAATCTATAGATGATGTATTAAAAAATGGAGCACAAGCATTATCAGTTGCAGAATTTGAGAAAAAAGCAAATGAACATGAGGTTGTTATTCTAGATGTAAGACATCAATCTGAATTTATTAAAGGATTCATTCCTCAGTCAATTTTTATAGGCCTAGGAGGTACATTTGCGCCTTGGGTTGGTGCTTTAATAAAAAATGTAGAACAACCTATTTTATTAATCACGCCTAAAGGAGAAGAAGAAACAACCATTACAAGATTATCTAGAGTAGGTTTTGATAATGTTCTAGGATATTTAGAAGGTAGTTTTGAGGCTTGGAGAGAAACAGATAAAGAAGTAGATACCTTAGTCTCTGTACAAGCTAATCAATTACAAGAAGCGATTAAAAATAACGCGATTGTTTTTGATGTACGTAAGCCTGGAGAATATGAAAATGAACATATTGTAGATGTACCAAATACACCTCTAGATTTTATTAACAAACACATTAATGAGTTTCCTTTAGATAAAGATTTTTATTTGCATTGTGCTGGAGGTTATAGGTCTGTTATTGCAGCTTCAATATTAAAAGCAAGAGGATATCACCATGTTATAGATGTAGCAGGAGGCTATAAGGCAATTAAAGAAACTACAATTGAAAGAACAACAACAGTTTGTCCATCAACATTAAAATAA
- a CDS encoding acyl-CoA desaturase, producing MKTVNFSRIDNKKFFRTLNKRVNTYFKENNIKRTGNWKLYTKAAIMFAIFIVPFVLILTIDMSQWVKLALSIVMGIGMAGVGMNVMHDANHESFSSNKWVNKLMGSSIYILAGNVYNWKVQHNVLHHTYTNIKDHDEDIDAGRVIRFSKHAKWLWIHKFQKYYSIFLYGLLTINWAITTDFKQMRSYLKRKLSYGKFPNPATEWTKLVVSKLAYYSLWVVLPIAVLNIAWWKVLIGFFAMHYTAGIILSVVFQLAHIVPKTEMPLPDENGNIKNTWAIHQLYTTANFAPKNWIVNFYTGGLNHQVEHHIFPNISHIHYKKLAKIVKETALEFNLPYNEYNTTRKAIVEHFKHLAELGKKPQLA from the coding sequence ATGAAGACAGTAAACTTCTCAAGAATTGACAATAAAAAGTTCTTCAGGACTTTAAACAAACGAGTAAACACTTACTTTAAAGAAAATAATATAAAACGTACTGGTAACTGGAAGTTATATACTAAAGCTGCTATTATGTTTGCCATTTTTATTGTTCCTTTTGTACTAATTTTAACCATTGACATGTCACAATGGGTAAAACTAGCTTTATCTATAGTTATGGGAATTGGAATGGCTGGTGTGGGTATGAATGTTATGCACGATGCCAATCATGAGTCATTTTCTAGTAACAAATGGGTTAACAAATTAATGGGTAGTAGTATTTATATTTTAGCAGGAAATGTTTATAACTGGAAAGTGCAACATAATGTTTTACACCACACTTATACGAATATAAAAGATCATGATGAAGATATTGATGCAGGAAGAGTTATTCGTTTTTCTAAGCATGCAAAATGGTTATGGATTCACAAGTTCCAAAAATACTATTCTATCTTCTTGTATGGACTATTAACTATTAACTGGGCTATTACTACTGATTTTAAGCAAATGCGTAGTTATTTAAAAAGAAAACTTTCTTACGGTAAATTTCCTAATCCAGCTACAGAATGGACGAAGCTTGTGGTTTCAAAACTTGCTTATTATTCTTTGTGGGTTGTTTTACCTATTGCTGTTTTAAATATTGCTTGGTGGAAAGTTTTAATTGGTTTTTTTGCCATGCACTACACCGCTGGTATTATTTTGAGTGTTGTATTTCAGTTAGCACATATTGTACCTAAAACTGAAATGCCTTTACCAGATGAAAATGGAAATATTAAAAATACATGGGCTATTCATCAATTATATACAACGGCTAATTTTGCACCTAAAAATTGGATTGTTAATTTTTATACTGGTGGGCTAAATCATCAAGTAGAACATCATATTTTTCCAAATATTTCTCATATTCATTATAAAAAACTAGCTAAAATAGTTAAAGAAACTGCTTTGGAGTTTAATCTACCTTATAATGAATATAACACTACAAGAAAAGCTATTGTAGAACATTTTAAACATTTAGCAGAATTAGGAAAGAAACCACAACTAGCATAG
- a CDS encoding pyridoxal phosphate-dependent aminotransferase, giving the protein MSNALSNRINSLPVSQTLAMAAKARELKAEGKDIISLSLGEPDFNTPDFIKEAAVEAINQDYNSYTPVDGYAELKEAICSKFKRDNNLDYKPSQIVVSTGAKQSIANVAQVLLNPGDEVLLPAPYWVSYSAIATLCEAKFVEIPSSIDTDFKITPEQLEAAITPKTKMIFFNSPNNPSGSIYSEEEYRALAKVLEKHPQIYILSDEIYEHINYGSKLFSFAAIENMYDRTITVNGLAKAFAMTGWRIGFIGAPEWIAKACTKMQGQITSGTNCIAQRAAITAVSASPDKVQYMVDEFKKRRDIVLDLLGQIEGFKLNVPEGAFYIFPDISAFFGRTIRGKAINNANDFSMLLLEEANVASVTGEAFGAPNCIRLSYAASELQLREAVKRIKEVLS; this is encoded by the coding sequence ATGTCAAACGCATTATCAAACAGAATTAACAGTTTACCTGTTTCTCAAACCTTAGCAATGGCCGCTAAAGCCAGAGAATTGAAAGCTGAAGGGAAGGACATCATTAGTTTAAGTTTAGGAGAACCTGACTTTAACACACCTGATTTTATTAAAGAAGCAGCAGTTGAAGCCATTAATCAAGATTATAATTCATACACACCTGTAGATGGGTATGCTGAATTAAAAGAAGCTATTTGTTCTAAATTCAAAAGAGATAACAATTTAGATTATAAACCTAGTCAAATTGTGGTTTCTACTGGAGCAAAACAATCTATTGCTAATGTAGCTCAGGTATTATTAAATCCTGGTGATGAAGTTTTATTACCTGCTCCTTACTGGGTAAGCTACTCTGCAATTGCAACTTTATGTGAGGCTAAATTTGTAGAAATTCCTTCTTCTATTGATACGGATTTTAAAATTACTCCTGAACAATTAGAAGCTGCAATTACTCCTAAGACTAAAATGATTTTCTTTAATTCGCCTAACAATCCTAGCGGATCTATTTATAGTGAAGAAGAATACAGAGCTTTAGCCAAGGTTTTAGAAAAACATCCTCAGATTTATATTTTATCTGATGAGATTTATGAGCATATTAATTATGGAAGTAAACTATTTAGTTTTGCTGCTATTGAAAATATGTATGATAGAACTATTACTGTTAATGGACTAGCCAAAGCTTTTGCTATGACAGGTTGGAGAATTGGTTTTATTGGTGCTCCTGAATGGATTGCTAAAGCTTGTACTAAAATGCAAGGGCAAATTACTTCTGGAACCAATTGTATTGCACAACGTGCAGCTATTACTGCGGTATCTGCAAGTCCAGATAAAGTACAATACATGGTAGATGAGTTTAAAAAACGTAGAGATATTGTTTTGGACTTATTAGGTCAAATTGAAGGTTTTAAATTAAATGTACCTGAAGGTGCTTTTTATATTTTCCCTGATATTTCTGCTTTCTTTGGAAGAACAATTAGAGGAAAAGCTATTAACAATGCTAACGATTTTTCTATGTTATTATTAGAGGAAGCTAACGTAGCATCTGTTACTGGTGAAGCTTTTGGAGCTCCAAATTGTATCCGTTTATCATATGCAGCTTCTGAATTACAATTACGTGAGGCTGTAAAAAGAATTAAAGAAGTTTTAAGTTAG
- the speB gene encoding agmatinase encodes MTNVSIQGIPFDENSSYQKGHKLAPKLIREALNSGSMNLYAENGSSIEGYLNGDKGDFDIESYFDIEKITEQNLKQGDKLFTLGGDHSITYPILKALHKKYPKLDILHIDAHADLYDNFEGNLYSHACPFARIMEDKLAERLVQVGIRTLNPHQADQAALFNVEIHTMKDWDISKLPKFENPLYISLDMDGFDPAFAPGVSHHEPGGFTSRQVIEIIQSIDAEIVGADIVEYNPTKDFQNMTAFLAAKMMKEILVKM; translated from the coding sequence ATGACCAATGTAAGTATCCAAGGAATTCCATTTGATGAGAATTCATCCTATCAAAAAGGACATAAGTTAGCCCCAAAACTAATAAGAGAAGCGTTAAATAGTGGCTCAATGAATTTATATGCTGAAAATGGAAGTTCTATTGAAGGTTATTTAAATGGAGATAAAGGTGATTTTGATATTGAATCATATTTTGATATTGAAAAAATAACTGAACAGAATTTGAAGCAAGGAGATAAGCTTTTTACATTAGGAGGAGATCATTCTATAACGTATCCTATTTTAAAAGCATTGCATAAAAAATACCCAAAGTTAGATATTCTTCATATTGATGCCCATGCTGATTTATACGATAATTTTGAAGGAAATTTATATTCACACGCTTGTCCTTTTGCTAGAATTATGGAAGACAAACTAGCAGAAAGATTAGTGCAAGTAGGAATAAGAACATTAAATCCACATCAAGCAGACCAAGCTGCTTTGTTTAATGTTGAAATTCATACTATGAAAGATTGGGATATTAGTAAGTTGCCTAAGTTTGAAAACCCTTTATATATATCTTTAGATATGGATGGATTTGATCCTGCTTTTGCACCAGGTGTTTCCCATCATGAACCAGGAGGTTTTACTTCAAGGCAAGTCATTGAAATTATACAAAGTATAGACGCTGAAATAGTAGGAGCAGATATTGTAGAGTATAACCCTACTAAAGACTTTCAAAACATGACGGCTTTTTTAGCTGCAAAAATGATGAAAGAGATTTTGGTGAAGATGTAA
- a CDS encoding rhodanese-like domain-containing protein has product MKYLKIIAAVFFTVFSIACQTQSKEIENITVTDLKTLLSNGDNIQLVDVRTPKEWEGGIIQNAEKIDVTATDFEARVLHTLNKEKPVYLYCRSGGRSLIAAETLVKNGFKVYNVEGGYTEWKQKK; this is encoded by the coding sequence ATGAAGTATTTAAAAATAATAGCAGCAGTTTTTTTTACGGTGTTTTCAATAGCATGTCAAACCCAATCTAAAGAAATAGAAAATATTACGGTTACTGATTTAAAAACCTTATTAAGTAATGGAGATAACATTCAATTAGTAGATGTAAGAACACCTAAGGAATGGGAAGGAGGAATTATACAAAATGCAGAAAAAATAGATGTTACTGCTACTGATTTTGAAGCAAGAGTATTACATACTTTAAATAAAGAAAAACCAGTATATTTATACTGTAGATCAGGAGGAAGGAGTTTAATAGCGGCTGAAACTTTAGTTAAAAACGGGTTTAAGGTATATAATGTAGAAGGAGGCTATACAGAATGGAAACAAAAGAAATAG
- a CDS encoding mechanosensitive ion channel family protein: MKKLINYLVLFITSIGYAQQETVEDVQKNVGETINNAKDIISFTKILTILVVLLLTWGLIKLLNWFFKNMVKNFNRHRLKILRIQPVVNILVWTLAIYTLIMTLFNPSAEAIYALMGSSALALGFAMQDILKNVFGGLLIILDRPFQIGDRINIKGNYGEVVNIGLRNTQINTLDDNLVTIPNSAIISDNISNANSGALDCMVVVNLWLPLNVNVSKVRKIANEAAITSRYLNIDKPVTILFFDHFSNHPATKVVVKAYVLDARYEKLFEADVTEAAKKAFMEAGIYQK; the protein is encoded by the coding sequence ATGAAGAAATTAATAAATTACTTAGTTCTATTTATAACTAGTATTGGATATGCACAGCAAGAAACAGTAGAAGACGTACAAAAAAATGTAGGTGAAACTATCAATAATGCTAAAGACATTATATCATTTACTAAAATACTTACCATTTTAGTAGTATTATTATTAACATGGGGATTAATAAAATTACTAAACTGGTTCTTCAAGAATATGGTGAAGAATTTTAATCGTCATAGATTAAAGATTTTAAGAATACAACCAGTAGTAAATATTTTGGTATGGACATTAGCAATTTATACCTTAATCATGACCCTTTTTAATCCGTCAGCAGAAGCAATATATGCATTAATGGGGTCATCTGCATTAGCATTAGGGTTCGCAATGCAGGATATTTTAAAAAATGTATTTGGAGGCTTGTTAATTATACTGGATAGACCTTTTCAGATAGGAGATAGAATCAATATAAAAGGGAATTACGGAGAAGTGGTAAATATTGGTCTACGTAATACACAAATTAATACGTTAGATGATAATTTAGTGACTATACCAAATTCAGCTATTATTTCAGATAATATCTCCAATGCTAATTCTGGGGCTTTAGATTGTATGGTAGTGGTTAATTTATGGTTGCCTTTAAATGTAAACGTAAGTAAAGTAAGGAAAATAGCGAATGAAGCAGCTATTACATCTAGATACCTAAATATAGACAAACCTGTAACCATTCTATTTTTTGACCATTTCAGCAATCATCCAGCAACAAAAGTAGTAGTAAAGGCTTATGTTTTAGATGCGCGTTATGAAAAGTTATTTGAAGCAGATGTAACAGAAGCTGCTAAAAAAGCATTTATGGAAGCAGGGATTTATCAGAAATAG
- the ruvB gene encoding Holliday junction branch migration DNA helicase RuvB — protein MNEHLNPENTNYSNEEMDVEKKLRPLSFDDFTGQEQAIENLKIFVEAANQRDEALDHTLFHGPPGLGKTTLAHILANELNAGIKVTSGPVLDKPGDLAGLLTNLDERDVLFIDEIHRLSPIVEEYLYSAMEDFKIDIMIESGPNARTVQINLEPFTLVGATTRSGLLTAPMRARFGISSRLHYYSTELLSTILQRSAYILKVPISMEAAIEIAGRSRGTPRIANALLRRVRDFAQIKGDGKITIEIAKYALKALNVDAHGLDEMDNKILTTIIDKFKGGPVGITTLATAVAENAETIEEVYEPFLIQQGFIMRTPRGREVTDLAYKHLGRIKGTRQGELF, from the coding sequence ATGAATGAGCATTTAAATCCAGAAAATACAAATTATTCAAACGAAGAAATGGATGTAGAAAAAAAACTACGTCCGCTTAGTTTTGATGATTTTACCGGTCAAGAACAAGCTATTGAAAATCTTAAAATATTTGTTGAAGCTGCAAATCAAAGAGATGAAGCTTTAGATCATACATTATTCCATGGACCTCCAGGGTTAGGAAAAACCACATTAGCACATATATTAGCTAATGAATTAAATGCAGGTATTAAAGTAACTTCTGGGCCAGTGTTAGATAAGCCGGGAGATTTAGCAGGTTTATTGACTAATCTTGATGAAAGAGATGTACTATTTATAGATGAAATTCATCGATTAAGTCCTATTGTAGAGGAATATTTATATTCTGCAATGGAAGACTTTAAAATTGATATAATGATTGAGTCTGGACCTAATGCACGTACTGTACAAATTAACTTAGAGCCATTTACTTTAGTTGGAGCAACCACCCGTTCGGGATTATTAACGGCTCCAATGAGAGCCAGATTTGGAATTAGTAGCAGACTACATTATTACTCAACAGAATTACTTAGTACTATTTTACAACGTAGTGCTTATATATTAAAAGTTCCAATATCAATGGAAGCAGCCATTGAAATAGCTGGAAGAAGTAGAGGTACACCACGTATAGCAAATGCTTTATTAAGAAGAGTAAGAGATTTTGCACAAATAAAAGGAGATGGTAAAATTACCATTGAGATAGCAAAATACGCTTTAAAAGCATTGAATGTTGATGCTCATGGTTTGGATGAAATGGATAATAAAATTCTAACGACTATTATAGATAAATTTAAAGGAGGACCAGTAGGAATTACAACGCTAGCTACAGCCGTAGCTGAAAACGCTGAAACTATTGAAGAAGTATATGAGCCTTTTTTAATTCAACAAGGTTTTATTATGCGAACCCCAAGAGGAAGAGAAGTGACTGATTTAGCCTATAAACATTTAGGAAGAATAAAAGGAACAAGGCAAGGTGAGTTATTTTAA